One Deltaproteobacteria bacterium DNA segment encodes these proteins:
- the cbiM gene encoding cobalt transporter CbiM → MHISEGVLSAPVLVTGALLTTAGTAIGLKRMTYERIPEVAVLSAAFFVASLIHVPIGPSSVHLILNGLVGILLGWMSFPSTLIALALQAVLFQFGGFTVLGVNTFNVAAPAVMVYYLFRPLIRRDNQLITAVVGFLSGMLPVGITAIFVALSLVSTGEVFLTAAKAVVITHLPVMLIEGIITAFCIVFLKKVKPEILEGSR, encoded by the coding sequence ATGCATATATCGGAAGGTGTTCTTTCGGCGCCTGTTCTTGTGACAGGCGCCCTGCTCACTACTGCAGGGACAGCCATTGGGCTTAAAAGGATGACCTATGAGAGGATACCTGAGGTTGCAGTGCTTTCTGCTGCCTTTTTTGTAGCATCATTGATTCATGTGCCGATAGGCCCGTCCAGTGTGCATCTCATACTGAACGGCCTCGTGGGTATCCTGCTTGGCTGGATGTCCTTTCCATCCACGCTAATTGCCCTTGCGCTGCAGGCGGTCCTCTTTCAGTTTGGTGGATTTACAGTACTCGGCGTAAATACTTTTAATGTGGCAGCACCGGCGGTGATGGTCTACTATCTCTTTAGACCACTTATAAGAAGGGATAATCAGTTAATAACAGCTGTAGTAGGATTTCTGTCAGGCATGTTGCCTGTGGGTATAACTGCCATTTTTGTGGCATTATCCCTCGTAAGCACAGGAGAAGTATTTCTAACTGCTGCAAAGGCAGTAGTTATCACCCATCTGCCCGTAATGTTGATTGAGGGGATCATCACCGCCTTTTGTATAGTCTTTTTGAAAAAGGTGAAACC
- a CDS encoding DUF4198 domain-containing protein, protein MKKELFKVNAIVITTSLLTFVSSSFAHFGVILPSDDIVSPKDNKHIQLHIKFMHPFDQDYMNMEMPKAFGVLVNEKKQDLLKTLKKKTIKECSTWEAPYVIKEPGDHIFYVEPTPYWEPAEDSFIAHYTKVIVNALGKEDGWDAEVGLKTEIIPLTRPYGIWAGNIFQGIVKVDGKPVPYAEVEVEYYNENKKITVPDDAYKTQIIKADGNGVFTYAIPKAGWWGFAALTTADFKMKHEGKEYPVQLGAVLWIKASEMK, encoded by the coding sequence ATGAAAAAAGAACTGTTCAAGGTAAATGCAATAGTAATAACTACCTCACTTTTGACATTTGTATCGAGTTCATTTGCGCACTTTGGCGTAATACTGCCATCCGATGACATTGTTTCACCTAAGGACAATAAACATATCCAATTGCATATCAAATTCATGCATCCTTTTGATCAGGACTACATGAACATGGAGATGCCAAAGGCATTCGGAGTTCTCGTCAATGAGAAAAAACAGGACCTTCTTAAAACTTTAAAAAAGAAGACAATAAAAGAATGCTCTACATGGGAAGCCCCATATGTCATTAAAGAGCCAGGCGACCACATCTTTTATGTGGAGCCTACTCCCTACTGGGAGCCTGCTGAGGATTCCTTTATAGCACACTACACAAAGGTAATTGTTAATGCCCTCGGAAAGGAAGATGGATGGGACGCCGAGGTCGGGCTAAAGACAGAAATAATACCACTTACAAGACCATACGGTATCTGGGCAGGAAATATTTTTCAGGGGATTGTAAAGGTTGATGGCAAGCCTGTGCCTTATGCAGAGGTGGAGGTGGAGTATTATAACGAAAACAAAAAGATAACGGTGCCAGATGATGCATACAAAACGCAAATTATAAAGGCAGATGGCAATGGTGTGTTTACCTATGCCATTCCAAAGGCAGGGTGGTGGGGATTTGCAGCGCTTACTACTGCTGATTTCAAAATGAAGCATGAAGGTAAGGAATATCCTGTTCAGCTTGGTGCTGTCCTCTGGATTAAGGCAAGTGAGATGAAATAA